The Sporomusaceae bacterium genomic sequence CGCGCCGGTCACCTTGACAAAGCGGGTCTTGGTGATGAGCTCCTCGATATTCCGCACCCCGCAGTAGCCCATCCCGGCCCGGAGGCCGCCGACCATCTGATAGATCGTATCCGACACCACCCCTTTATACGGGATGCGACCCTCGATCCCTTCGGGCACCAGCTTCTCCATATTCTCCTGGAAGTAGCGGTCCTTACTGCCCTCGACCATCGCTCCCAGCGAACCCATGCCGCGGTAAATCTTATAGCTGCGGCCCTGATAAATGATCGTTTCCCCGGGGCTCTCCTCCGTGCCGGCCAGCAGATTGCCGATCATCACCACGCTCGCCCCGGCGGCGATCGCCTTGGTAATATCGCCGGAATACTTGATGCCGCCGTCGGCGATCACCGGTACGCCGTAAGGCCGCGCCGTCGTGGCGCAGTCATACACTGCCGTGATCTGGGGAACGCCGATGCCGGCGATAACCCGCGTCGTGCAGATCGAGCCAGGCCCCATGCCGACCTTGATGGCGTCCGCCCCCGCTTCGATCAGGTCGCGGGTCGCGGCGCCCGTAGCCACGTTGCCGGCCATCAGATCGACCTCGGGATAATGCTTCTTGATATACTTGACCGCCTCAAGCACCCCGCGCGAATGGCCGTGGGCGGTGTCGACCACCAGCACATCCACCTTCGCCTTCACAAGTGCGGCCACGCGGTCGGGCATGTCCTCCCCGACCCCGATGGCGGCGGCCACCCGCAGGCGGCCCTTGAGATCCTTGGCCGATTGCGGGTACTTCTGCGCCTTCTCGATATCCTTGATGGTGATGAGACCCTTCAGATACCCCTGCGCGTCGACCAGCGGCAGTTTCTCGATACGGTGCTGGCGCAAAAGCTCCTTGGCCTCCTCCAGCGACGTACCCACCGGCCCGGTGATCAGGTTGTCCTTGGTCATGCATTCGTGGATCTTGCGGGTAAGGTCGGTTTCGAACCTGAGGTCGCGGTTGGTGAGGATGCCTACAAGCCTGCCGCCCTCGACAGTGATCGGCACACCGGAGATGCGGTAGCGCTCCATCAGGTCGTGGGCATCCTGGAGCGTATTGTCCGGCGCCAGGAAGATGGGGTCAACGATTATGCCGTGTTCCGACCGCTTGACCTTGTCGATTTCGTTGGCCTGGCGTTCGATGGACAAATTCTTGTGGATGACGCCGAGGCCGCCTTCCCGTGCCATGGCAATCGCCATGCGCGCCTCGGTCACCGTATCCATTCCTGAGCTGATAATGGGAATATTGAGTTTGACGTTCCTGGTAAGATTAGTAGTCACATCGACATCGCGGGGCAAGATCTCCGAACGGTTGGGGACGAGCAGCACATCGTCGAAGGTCAGGCCTTCCGGACCGAACTTGTCGTCGAACATTGCGTTACTCCTTTCAGCATTTGTCTAACACGTATTTTGAATATAATACCATAACTAACCGGACGAATCCACCCTTTTTGTCCCCGCAGCGAAAAAATTCCCCGCCGCCGTTCGCGGGGCGCGGATACAATCCATTTCCCGGCCTCACACTACACATATCATGCTCACCCGGAGGTGCAAAAATGCTGGCAATCCGCGGCGGAACCGTCCACACCGTCAGTCGCGGCACGATTGAAGACGCCGTCATCCTGCTTAATAACGGCAAAATCGTCGCCGCAGGCCGGCACATCTCCATCCCCGCCGACGCGCGCATCCTCGAAGCCGCCGGCAAAGTCGTCACCCCCGGCCTCATCGACTGCCACACCCACCTCGGCATCGCCGAGGAAGGGGTCGGCGACGCCCATGTCGACAAAAACGAGATCGCCGACCCGGTCTGCCCCCACCTCCGCGCCCTCGACGCCGTCAACCCCGAGGACGAAGGCCTGGAAGACGCCGTAGGCGGCGGCGTCACCGCCATCATCGCCACCCCCGGCAGCGAAAACGTCATCGGCGGCCAGAGCGTCGCCATAAAAACCCGCGGCCGCGTAATCGACGACATGATCCTCCGCCAGCCGGCCGGCATCAAGATAGCCTTCGGCGAAAACCCCATCAAAATGTACGGCGGCAAAGGCAAGTCCCCCTCCACCCGTATGACCGTCGCCGGCATCATCCGCGAAAACCTCGTCGCCGCCCGCGAATACGCAAAAAAACCGCCAATCGGACGCAACCTGCGCCTCGAAGCCCTCGCCCGCGTGCTGAGCGGCGAAATCCCCCTCAGAGCCCACGCCCACGCCGCCGACGACATCGCCACCGCCCTCAGGATAGCCGCCGAATTCAACCTGCGGCTCACCCTCGAGCACGCCACCGCCGGCCACAAAATAGCCGACCTGATCGCCGCCCGCGGCGTACCCGCAGCCGTCGGCCCCTCAATCACCGCCCGCGTCAAAGTCGAACTCCGCGACCGCACCTACCGCACGCCCGCCATCCTCCACGCCGCCGGCGTCAAAGTCGCCCTCATCACCGACCACCCCTTCCTGCCGATCGGCGGCCTCCGCCTCGAAGCGGCCCTCGCCGTCCGCGAGGGCCTGCCGTATGACGCCGCCCTACGCGCCATCACCCTCAGCGCCGCCGAAATCATCGGCGTCGCCGACCGGATCGGCAGCCTCGACGCCGGCAAAGACGCCGACCTTGTCATCTTCGCAGGCGACCCTTTCGCCATAGCCACCAAAATAGATCAGGTGTTCATCAACGGCGAACCGGTCTACGGCCGTTGCTGAACACCTACAGCAGATACTCGCCCGCCCGGCAGCGGCGCCAGGCGTCTAGCGCCCCGGAAAGCTCCCCAGCCGACAACACCGGTGCGGCCAAAGCACCGGCCGCCTGCAGGGGGGCGACATTCGCCCTTATCCCCCACCCAGCCTCGGGGACATAATCCGGCAACCCGCACAACACAGCCGCCTCACCGGCCCGCCGCCAGTGCACCAAACAGCCGGCAAAGCCCGGCCCGCCCGCCAGCTGCCACACGACCGGCCGCCGTTTGAACTGGGCGACATGGCGCGGAAAAAAGCCGCGGGCCAGCCAACGGTCGAGCGCCATGCCGGTCGCGGCGGCGAACTCGGCGGCAAAGCCGACCTCTCCGGCCCCGCGCGCGACCAACTCGTCCAGCTCCGCCCTCACAGCCGCGATAGCCATCATCCCCGGCCCGGCAATAGCCGCCTGTCCCGGCCAAACGTGGCCGAGCAGCGCCAGCACCGCCGCGCTGGCAAAATCCCCAGCCTGCTCCTTCTCCAACGGCGGGCAGCGCCAGCCTTCCCTGGCAATCCCGCCATCTAATAATGCATACACCGTTACGGGATGCAATCTTATATGTGCCACTAATTTTGTAAAGAATTCCTCCGGCAGTTGCCCACGCCCCGGTCCACAAATATACAAATTGCGTAGCCGTTCCTTCACAGCCGCCAGTTCCGCCCGGCTGCACCCGCGCACACAAGCCGGCGGCGGCAACCTGTCGGCCGCCAGCTCGGGCGGCAGCGTATGATAACCTGCCAGTGCCGGCCATTCTCCCGGCGAACCGCCGTGTTCGTCAGCCAGCGCCTTCGCCTCGGCCGCCGGCAGGGCCAGCGACTCAGCCAGCAGGCGGTCGATGGCGTCGGCGGCCACCAGCTGTCGCAGCGACGCCAGCCACAGCCGCATCGCCCTTTGTGGCAGCTTGACCGCCAGCGGCAGCCACTCCGCCGGCGCGAACCGGTAACCCGCGTCGGTGATCTCCATCGCCCGCAGTTCGTCCGCCGCCGCCACAGCCATCATCGCCAGCCTGCCGATCTCTTCCCGCGCCGCCGCCGGCACCGCCGGCAGCGGCAGGCGCTGCAGATCGACAGGCTGATAATTTACCGTCGGATTGAACATCTTCAGCAGCCCCTGATAAACCTGGGAGTTCAGGAGACCAAGCAAGTAAGCCGCGTCCTGCGGGTCGCGGGGAAAAACGCAGCTGGCCGCCATATCGGTCATGCACCCGGCCGGCAGCAGCTTGGCAGTAAAAGCCTTGCTGCTTATCAGACCGTACGCCAGCCCCTCCCGGAACCAATATTTCCTGTTGGGCAACTGCGCCGAATAATGGCTCCCGTAATAGCGCCGGGCCTCTTCCGTCCAGCGCACGTAATGGGCAGGCCGGCGCGCGTAGCGGAAGCCGCTCGCCTCCTTCTCGTACGGCGCCCAGCCGTCGGCCGCACCTTCCCGGTCCCACACCTCCCACCAACGGCGCACAAACCGCGCGTTATCCGCCGTCTTCATCCCCAGCACGACATCGGCGGCCTCACTGAGCGGCCGCGCCCCCGCCAACGCCGCCCGCAGCCCCTCCCCCAGCCAGTAGGCCAGCGGCCCGCCAGGCAGGGCGGTCGCCTCGGCAGTCGTACGGACGAACGCCTCCGGCCGGTCTTCGCCCGCGTTATAGCCGCTCACCGCCGCCGCCAGCGCCTCGGCCTTTCGCGGCGCCGCCAGCAGTTTGAAATAAACGCCTTTCTCATCCGTTTTCCCGCCCACAGCCAGCACGAACAGCGCCGCGTCCACCACCGCGTCGGCGAACGCCCCCAGCCCCAGATGGGCCAGCGTGCGGACCGCCGTCCGGCCGAAAACTTCGCTGCGCAGTTTTGCGTAACTCTGGATATAGAGAAAAGTCTGCGGCGTAACCATCGCCACGCACGCCTCAGCCAGCGCGAGGCACCGCAGGATGAAGGCCGCGTACAAGTTACCCGCCCCGGGGGCGTAATGACGCCTGAGGTACACGCGCGCCGCAGCCGCGTAATCGCGCTTGTCCAGATACGGCGGATTGGTCAGCACCACGGCGTAGCGGCGGGCCAGCAGCCTGCCGAGCGGCCCTCCGGCATCCGCCGCCGTCAGCAGCGAGCCCAGTTCATCGCCCTGCTCGCCGGCCGCCACGATGTTGTCATACAGGCCAGGGAGCGCGTCTAGGCCGATGGCCGGCGCCTTCTCCCTGGCGCATAGCCATAGCGCGGCGCGGGCGACTGCCACCGCCCGCCCGTCGATATCCGCCCCGAACAGGTTGCCGTTCACGATCGCCGCGCAGATCGCCGCCGGATCGTCCGCCCCCTCCTCGCGGTACATCCCGTACAGCATATCGAACGCCGCCAGTAGAAAATTGCCCGCGCCGCACGCCGGATCGCACACCGTCAACTCGCTCGCCGTGCGACCCCGTGCGGCTTCGACCGCCGCCCGGACGTAGTAACGCCACCCGGCCGCCAGCGGCGAAGCAGGGCGACCCGCCAACCACAGCGCGCCGAGGGAATTTTCCGTAAGAAAATCCACCATATACGCCTCACTGTACACCTGGGTAGCGGGCACGACCGTACCGGCGCCGATCTTCGCGCACTGGTCGCCGCGCGTCCTGCCGGCCAGGCCGGCCCGCTCCCCGCTGTGCCAGAACTGGTGCAGCCAGCCGAGCGCGGCCGGCGCGGCGAGCAGCTCACCACAACCGGCCAGTAGCCCGCGGCCGCGCTCCGCCACCGCCGGCGGCAAACTCTGCCCGCCCGCGAAAAATACCGGCGCAGGCCCGGCGACTCCCCGCGCCGCCATCGCCGCCTCCAG encodes the following:
- a CDS encoding amidohydrolase; the protein is MLAIRGGTVHTVSRGTIEDAVILLNNGKIVAAGRHISIPADARILEAAGKVVTPGLIDCHTHLGIAEEGVGDAHVDKNEIADPVCPHLRALDAVNPEDEGLEDAVGGGVTAIIATPGSENVIGGQSVAIKTRGRVIDDMILRQPAGIKIAFGENPIKMYGGKGKSPSTRMTVAGIIRENLVAAREYAKKPPIGRNLRLEALARVLSGEIPLRAHAHAADDIATALRIAAEFNLRLTLEHATAGHKIADLIAARGVPAAVGPSITARVKVELRDRTYRTPAILHAAGVKVALITDHPFLPIGGLRLEAALAVREGLPYDAALRAITLSAAEIIGVADRIGSLDAGKDADLVIFAGDPFAIATKIDQVFINGEPVYGRC
- the guaB gene encoding IMP dehydrogenase; translated protein: MFDDKFGPEGLTFDDVLLVPNRSEILPRDVDVTTNLTRNVKLNIPIISSGMDTVTEARMAIAMAREGGLGVIHKNLSIERQANEIDKVKRSEHGIIVDPIFLAPDNTLQDAHDLMERYRISGVPITVEGGRLVGILTNRDLRFETDLTRKIHECMTKDNLITGPVGTSLEEAKELLRQHRIEKLPLVDAQGYLKGLITIKDIEKAQKYPQSAKDLKGRLRVAAAIGVGEDMPDRVAALVKAKVDVLVVDTAHGHSRGVLEAVKYIKKHYPEVDLMAGNVATGAATRDLIEAGADAIKVGMGPGSICTTRVIAGIGVPQITAVYDCATTARPYGVPVIADGGIKYSGDITKAIAAGASVVMIGNLLAGTEESPGETIIYQGRSYKIYRGMGSLGAMVEGSKDRYFQENMEKLVPEGIEGRIPYKGVVSDTIYQMVGGLRAGMGYCGVRNIEELITKTRFVKVTGAGLKESHPHDISITKEAPNYSV
- a CDS encoding N-6 DNA methylase; amino-acid sequence: MDNGTRKKLKETVAALRRVLESGLGDKAGELAWHAGMSLALEAAMAARGVAGPAPVFFAGGQSLPPAVAERGRGLLAGCGELLAAPAALGWLHQFWHSGERAGLAGRTRGDQCAKIGAGTVVPATQVYSEAYMVDFLTENSLGALWLAGRPASPLAAGWRYYVRAAVEAARGRTASELTVCDPACGAGNFLLAAFDMLYGMYREEGADDPAAICAAIVNGNLFGADIDGRAVAVARAALWLCAREKAPAIGLDALPGLYDNIVAAGEQGDELGSLLTAADAGGPLGRLLARRYAVVLTNPPYLDKRDYAAAARVYLRRHYAPGAGNLYAAFILRCLALAEACVAMVTPQTFLYIQSYAKLRSEVFGRTAVRTLAHLGLGAFADAVVDAALFVLAVGGKTDEKGVYFKLLAAPRKAEALAAAVSGYNAGEDRPEAFVRTTAEATALPGGPLAYWLGEGLRAALAGARPLSEAADVVLGMKTADNARFVRRWWEVWDREGAADGWAPYEKEASGFRYARRPAHYVRWTEEARRYYGSHYSAQLPNRKYWFREGLAYGLISSKAFTAKLLPAGCMTDMAASCVFPRDPQDAAYLLGLLNSQVYQGLLKMFNPTVNYQPVDLQRLPLPAVPAAAREEIGRLAMMAVAAADELRAMEITDAGYRFAPAEWLPLAVKLPQRAMRLWLASLRQLVAADAIDRLLAESLALPAAEAKALADEHGGSPGEWPALAGYHTLPPELAADRLPPPACVRGCSRAELAAVKERLRNLYICGPGRGQLPEEFFTKLVAHIRLHPVTVYALLDGGIAREGWRCPPLEKEQAGDFASAAVLALLGHVWPGQAAIAGPGMMAIAAVRAELDELVARGAGEVGFAAEFAAATGMALDRWLARGFFPRHVAQFKRRPVVWQLAGGPGFAGCLVHWRRAGEAAVLCGLPDYVPEAGWGIRANVAPLQAAGALAAPVLSAGELSGALDAWRRCRAGEYLL